A single region of the Shumkonia mesophila genome encodes:
- a CDS encoding CDP-alcohol phosphatidyltransferase family protein gives MSLPNFISLGRLLAVPVAVWLILSGKFGFAFWVFIAAGISDAVDGFLAKRMNAQTELGKVLDPLADKALLVAVYVTLGQAGHLPVWLVILVVFRDLLIVGGIILSHTLGRPVRMRPLLVSKLNTGAQIVLAGGILAVLGLGLRVDQLILPMVWLVAATTAVSGGAYLVTWARFVTSAGDGN, from the coding sequence TTGAGCCTGCCCAACTTCATTTCCCTCGGCCGGCTGCTGGCGGTGCCGGTGGCGGTGTGGCTGATTCTCTCCGGCAAGTTCGGCTTCGCCTTCTGGGTCTTCATCGCCGCCGGCATCAGCGACGCCGTCGACGGCTTCCTGGCCAAGCGGATGAACGCCCAGACCGAGCTGGGCAAGGTGCTGGACCCGCTGGCCGACAAGGCGCTGCTGGTGGCGGTCTACGTCACCCTGGGCCAGGCCGGGCACCTGCCGGTCTGGCTGGTCATCCTGGTGGTGTTCCGCGACCTTCTGATCGTCGGCGGCATCATCCTTTCCCACACCCTGGGCCGGCCGGTGCGCATGCGCCCGCTGCTGGTCAGCAAGCTCAACACCGGGGCCCAGATCGTGCTGGCGGGCGGTATCCTGGCCGTGCTGGGCTTGGGTCTCAGGGTCGACCAGTTGATCCTGCCGATGGTCTGGCTGGTGGCGGCGACGACGGCGGTTTCGGGCGGCGCCTACTTGGTCACCTGGGCCCGGTTCGTCACCTCGGCGGGGGACGGAAACTGA
- a CDS encoding DUF2066 domain-containing protein, producing MFDHRRWRAWGHRAVLALAISLGGGAAPLLAAMPDVYEVAGVAVDVTAETAAKARDTAIGEGHAKAFRQLLARLTLKADRGRLPELTVNGIAAYVTDFSVANEKTSATRYLASLTFRFKREAIRRLLTDYRLPFAETPSKPVLVLPVFEEAGAVLLWDTPNPWRTAWEETPAPDGLVPLALPLGDLSDIAAIGAEQAVRGDAQRLAAIASRYGAGDSLVAHAIKTVEPRANTIRIDVSTTRYGPTGGGQTLVRAYASAAGETTEALLRRAAAEIAVEVEDDWKRDNLLQFGRPGVIAVTIPIGALSEWLAIRDRMAGMAVIRSTDVVFLSRTEVRANLQFVGTTEQLTLALAQADLALAQEGAAWVLRSLRKGS from the coding sequence ATGTTCGATCACCGCCGATGGCGTGCCTGGGGGCACCGCGCCGTTCTTGCCCTCGCCATCTCGCTGGGAGGCGGCGCAGCCCCCCTTCTGGCGGCGATGCCGGACGTCTACGAGGTCGCCGGCGTTGCCGTCGACGTCACTGCCGAAACGGCGGCCAAGGCCCGTGATACCGCCATCGGCGAAGGCCACGCCAAGGCCTTCCGCCAGTTGCTGGCGCGCCTGACGCTCAAGGCCGACCGCGGTCGCCTGCCGGAGCTGACGGTGAATGGAATCGCCGCCTACGTGACCGACTTCTCGGTGGCCAACGAGAAGACCTCGGCGACCCGCTACCTGGCCAGCCTGACCTTCCGCTTCAAGCGCGAGGCCATTCGCCGGCTGCTCACCGATTATCGCCTGCCGTTCGCCGAAACGCCGAGCAAGCCGGTGCTGGTGCTGCCGGTCTTCGAAGAGGCCGGCGCGGTGCTGTTGTGGGACACCCCCAATCCCTGGCGGACCGCCTGGGAGGAGACGCCGGCGCCCGACGGCCTGGTGCCGCTGGCGCTGCCGCTGGGCGACCTTTCCGACATCGCGGCCATCGGGGCCGAACAGGCGGTGCGCGGCGACGCGCAGCGGCTGGCGGCCATCGCCTCGCGCTACGGGGCTGGCGATTCGCTGGTGGCCCACGCCATCAAGACCGTCGAGCCCCGGGCCAACACCATCCGGATCGACGTCTCGACCACCCGCTACGGCCCGACCGGCGGCGGCCAGACGCTGGTCCGCGCCTATGCCTCGGCGGCCGGCGAGACGACGGAGGCCCTGCTGCGACGGGCCGCCGCCGAGATCGCGGTGGAGGTCGAGGACGACTGGAAGCGCGACAACCTGTTGCAGTTCGGCAGGCCCGGCGTCATCGCCGTGACCATTCCCATCGGCGCCTTGAGCGAATGGCTGGCGATCCGCGACCGGATGGCCGGGATGGCGGTGATCCGCTCCACCGACGTGGTTTTTCTGTCGCGGACGGAAGTGCGGGCCAACCTTCAATTCGTCGGCACGACGGAGCAGTTGACCCTGGCGCTGGCCCAGGCCGACCTCGCGCTCGCCCAGGAAGGCGCGGCGTGGGTCCTGCGCTCGCTGCGGAAAGGATCGTAA